A region from the Bradyrhizobium erythrophlei genome encodes:
- a CDS encoding phage holin family protein — translation MNTENVVKHLRVLWRTDRIIAEIQMRHMLIGLGLRAFAALIAAFGLLMLELSAYFALVQIWSAISAAAILGAVNFAIVAILFLIAGRPPSGRELDEIHGSSIDALQIEARALQSQVSAAIHNPLNSVLPLLIVPLITIIIKSLRKPAAKPAATATAAEQK, via the coding sequence GTGAATACCGAGAACGTCGTCAAGCATTTGCGTGTGCTCTGGCGCACCGACAGGATTATCGCCGAAATCCAGATGCGTCACATGCTGATCGGCCTGGGCTTGAGGGCATTTGCGGCACTGATCGCCGCGTTCGGTCTCCTGATGCTGGAGCTGTCGGCGTATTTCGCGCTGGTGCAGATATGGAGCGCGATATCGGCCGCGGCCATTCTCGGCGCCGTCAACTTTGCGATCGTAGCGATCCTGTTCCTGATTGCCGGAAGGCCGCCAAGCGGGCGAGAGCTCGACGAAATCCACGGCAGCTCGATCGACGCGCTGCAAATCGAGGCGCGGGCGCTGCAGTCGCAGGTGTCCGCGGCAATTCACAATCCACTCAACAGCGTCCTGCCCCTGCTGATCGTTCCTTTGATCACGATCATCATCAAGAGCCTTCGGAAGCCGGCAGCCAAGCCCGCCGCAACGGCAACCGCCGCCGAACAAAAATAA
- a CDS encoding ABC transporter permease has product MASPPLLTATPSGDVLELHPGGSWTAANVTTLEALSDGVADQLERSKAVKVDMAGVRELDTLGAWLLEKISRRAASAGHRTEVVGVAENYAGLIEEVRQVNRRTPAPVPALNPVVARVNDVGRSAVNATDDVSAFLQMLGSLFLALVGVLRRPRSLRLTSLIYQLYRVGFQAIPIMVLITFLIGAIIAQQGFFHFRKFGADSYVVDMVGILVLRELGLLIVAIMVAGRSGSAYTAELGSMKMREEIDALSTMGLDPVEVLILPRIVALIFALPILSFIGSMAALYGGGLVAQFYGGMGPAIYIARLHDAVSVTSFQVGIIKAPFMALAIGIVACSEGLRVKGSAESLGKQTTTSVVKSIFLVIVLDGLFAVFFASIGM; this is encoded by the coding sequence TTGGCGTCCCCACCTCTGTTGACGGCCACGCCGTCCGGCGATGTGCTTGAACTGCATCCGGGCGGGTCCTGGACCGCGGCCAATGTGACCACCCTGGAAGCGCTGTCGGACGGCGTCGCGGATCAGCTTGAGCGGTCGAAAGCCGTCAAAGTGGATATGGCCGGGGTGCGCGAGCTCGATACGCTCGGCGCCTGGTTGCTCGAAAAGATATCGCGGCGCGCGGCGTCAGCGGGTCATCGTACCGAGGTGGTCGGTGTCGCCGAAAACTACGCCGGGCTGATCGAGGAGGTCCGTCAGGTCAACCGCCGCACTCCGGCGCCTGTGCCCGCACTTAATCCGGTGGTGGCCAGAGTGAACGATGTCGGCCGCTCCGCGGTCAACGCGACCGACGACGTCAGCGCATTCCTGCAGATGCTGGGCTCGCTGTTCCTGGCCCTGGTCGGCGTGCTGCGGAGGCCGAGATCGCTGCGGCTGACTTCGCTGATCTATCAATTGTACAGGGTCGGCTTTCAGGCGATCCCGATCATGGTGCTGATCACCTTCCTGATCGGCGCCATCATCGCGCAGCAGGGCTTCTTCCATTTCCGCAAGTTCGGCGCCGACTCCTACGTCGTCGACATGGTCGGCATCCTGGTGCTGCGCGAACTCGGCCTGCTGATCGTCGCGATCATGGTCGCCGGCCGGTCGGGCAGCGCCTACACGGCCGAACTCGGCTCGATGAAGATGCGCGAGGAAATCGACGCGCTGTCGACCATGGGCCTCGATCCCGTCGAAGTCCTGATCCTGCCCCGCATCGTCGCGCTGATTTTCGCGCTGCCGATCCTGAGCTTCATCGGATCGATGGCCGCTCTCTATGGCGGCGGCCTGGTGGCGCAGTTCTATGGCGGTATGGGCCCGGCGATCTACATCGCGCGGCTGCATGACGCCGTGTCCGTGACCAGCTTCCAGGTCGGCATCATCAAGGCGCCGTTCATGGCGCTGGCGATCGGCATCGTCGCCTGCAGCGAGGGCTTGCGCGTGAAGGGCAGCGCCGAGTCGCTCGGCAAGCAGACGACGACCTCGGTAGTGAAATCGATCTTTCTGGTGATCGTGCTCGACGGGCTGTTTGCGGTCTTCTTCGCCTCGATCGGAATGTAG
- a CDS encoding amidohydrolase family protein, which translates to MTTRRSFLKGAAATGIAFCSCGLGDEARAQSKAPRLPVKVGGKRVLTVDVHAHCYFHEAIDLMGDAADKVLPPVKGVPEHFIVIEQRLKEMDAMAIDMEILSINPFWYGKDRDTAADIVKLQNEKLAELCASRPDRFGAFASLTLQFPELAVQQLETAIRKQGLRGAAIGASVLGEDFSDPKFHPVWVRAEELGAVLFIHPQSTPELAKRFKGNGWLSNTIGNPLDTTIALQHLIFEGTLDRFPGLKILAAHGGGFLPSYAARGDHACFVSPQNCNATITLKKKPSEYLNQLYFDAMVFTAEGLRHLVAQVGASQIMLGTDHPIPWEDHPVDHVLATATLSDRQKAAILGGTAAHLFGIKEA; encoded by the coding sequence ATGACCACGCGCAGAAGCTTCTTGAAGGGCGCGGCCGCGACCGGAATTGCCTTTTGCAGTTGCGGCCTGGGCGACGAGGCCCGCGCCCAATCAAAGGCGCCGCGCCTGCCGGTCAAGGTTGGCGGCAAGCGCGTCCTCACCGTCGATGTTCATGCGCACTGCTATTTCCACGAAGCCATCGATCTGATGGGGGACGCGGCCGACAAGGTGCTGCCGCCGGTGAAGGGCGTTCCGGAGCATTTCATCGTCATCGAACAGCGTCTCAAGGAAATGGACGCGATGGCGATCGACATGGAGATCCTGTCGATCAATCCGTTCTGGTACGGCAAGGACCGCGATACCGCGGCTGACATCGTCAAGCTGCAAAACGAGAAGCTGGCCGAATTATGCGCGTCGCGGCCGGATCGTTTCGGAGCGTTCGCCTCGCTGACGCTGCAATTCCCCGAGCTGGCGGTGCAACAGCTGGAAACCGCGATCAGGAAGCAAGGCCTGCGCGGCGCCGCCATCGGTGCCAGCGTGCTGGGGGAGGATTTTTCCGACCCCAAATTCCATCCGGTTTGGGTCAGGGCCGAAGAGCTCGGCGCCGTTCTGTTCATCCATCCGCAGAGCACGCCCGAACTCGCCAAGCGCTTCAAGGGCAATGGCTGGCTGTCGAACACGATCGGCAATCCGCTCGACACGACGATTGCCCTGCAGCACCTGATCTTCGAGGGTACCCTGGACCGTTTCCCCGGTCTCAAAATCCTTGCCGCGCATGGCGGCGGCTTTCTCCCGTCCTATGCGGCGCGCGGCGACCATGCATGCTTCGTGTCGCCGCAGAATTGCAACGCGACGATCACGCTGAAAAAGAAGCCTTCGGAATACCTGAACCAGCTCTATTTCGATGCCATGGTGTTCACGGCGGAGGGCCTGCGGCACCTGGTGGCACAAGTTGGCGCGAGCCAGATCATGCTCGGAACCGATCACCCGATCCCCTGGGAGGATCACCCGGTCGACCACGTCCTCGCCACCGCCACCCTGTCGGACAGACAAAAGGCGGCGATCCTGGGCGGCACCGCCGCGCACCTGTTCGGGATCAAGGAAGCCTGA
- a CDS encoding ABC-type transport auxiliary lipoprotein family protein — METRAPFVVVGAFVLATIVALFGFVYWLHNTGGLGPRTAYHVQFDGSVPGLLIGAGVLFNGIRVGEVTDLALAADNPRRVNATISVASTTPVRADTKVGLDFQGLTGVPVIALEGGTQLTNSGPVPTLIADQGAGQSMTQAARDALRKVDSVLSENSEPLKKTFANLETFTDGLARNTGKIDSILAGLDKTVGGGTPAQKITYDLRAPRNLGTPGKTLKGQLAIPEPTAVAMLETQRFLFAPAGDYPGFADSIWADAIPKLLQARLIESFENYDIAHAPLRVADLGQADSQLLIDVRRYRIATDAPAAEIGLSARIVDKNGKVIASRLFEDSEKFDKLEPPAAVAAFNEAFGRIAREMVGWTVQALQ; from the coding sequence ATGGAAACCCGCGCTCCCTTCGTCGTCGTCGGCGCCTTCGTGCTGGCGACCATCGTCGCCCTGTTCGGCTTCGTCTACTGGCTTCACAACACCGGCGGGCTCGGTCCGCGCACGGCCTATCATGTCCAGTTCGACGGCTCGGTGCCCGGGCTGTTGATCGGCGCCGGCGTGCTGTTCAACGGCATCCGCGTCGGCGAGGTGACGGATCTCGCGCTTGCGGCGGACAATCCGCGCCGCGTCAATGCGACGATCTCGGTCGCCTCGACGACGCCGGTGCGCGCCGACACCAAGGTCGGCCTGGACTTCCAGGGATTGACGGGCGTTCCCGTGATCGCGCTCGAAGGCGGCACCCAGCTGACCAATTCCGGCCCGGTGCCGACATTGATTGCCGATCAGGGCGCTGGGCAGAGCATGACCCAGGCCGCCCGCGATGCGTTGCGCAAGGTCGATTCGGTGCTCAGCGAAAATTCGGAGCCGCTGAAGAAGACCTTTGCCAATCTGGAGACCTTCACCGACGGTTTGGCGCGCAATACCGGAAAAATCGACAGCATCCTTGCCGGCCTCGACAAGACGGTGGGTGGCGGCACGCCGGCGCAAAAGATCACCTATGACCTGCGCGCCCCGCGAAATCTGGGAACGCCGGGCAAGACCCTCAAGGGACAGTTGGCAATCCCGGAGCCGACCGCCGTCGCGATGCTGGAGACGCAGCGGTTCCTGTTCGCGCCTGCCGGGGACTATCCCGGCTTTGCAGACTCGATCTGGGCCGATGCCATCCCGAAATTGCTGCAGGCAAGATTGATCGAAAGTTTCGAGAATTACGATATAGCCCACGCGCCGCTGCGGGTCGCGGATCTGGGCCAAGCCGACTCCCAGCTCCTGATCGATGTCCGGCGCTACCGGATCGCAACCGATGCGCCTGCGGCCGAGATCGGATTGTCGGCGCGGATCGTCGACAAGAACGGCAAGGTTATCGCCTCGCGCCTGTTCGAGGACAGCGAGAAATTCGACAAGCTCGAGCCGCCGGCGGCGGTTGCCGCGTTCAACGAGGCGTTCGGCCGGATCGCCAGGGAGATGGTCGGGTGGACCGTGCAGGCGCTGCAGTAA
- a CDS encoding DUF883 family protein, whose translation MFDSHELRDELEALKGDVSRLLNTTSEGIFDTTRNRAEALADQIKAALNELGETLGEQEENLEGIMSERPITSLASAFALGVVVGFMLRRH comes from the coding sequence ATGTTCGACTCACACGAACTCAGGGACGAGCTGGAAGCGCTCAAAGGCGACGTATCGCGCCTCTTGAACACGACGAGCGAGGGCATCTTCGACACCACCAGGAATCGCGCCGAGGCGCTCGCCGATCAGATCAAAGCAGCGCTCAACGAGCTCGGCGAAACCCTGGGCGAGCAGGAGGAAAATCTCGAAGGCATCATGTCCGAGCGGCCGATCACCTCGCTTGCTTCCGCCTTTGCGCTTGGCGTGGTGGTCGGCTTCATGCTGAGGAGACATTAA
- a CDS encoding bifunctional acetate--CoA ligase family protein/GNAT family N-acetyltransferase has translation MSTYRLKSLLSPRSVALIGASPRPSSVGRAILGNIRKAAFKGEFGVVNTHYPEIEGVATVGSIGKLPFVPELVIMTAPAAAIPGLIEEAGARGAVGVLIITSGLGHCAGSLAEAAELAARKYGMRLIGPNCLGIIMPGSNLNASFSAHMACAGNLALISQSGAIATGMVDWAAQRGVGFSGIVSIGDQLDVDLADLLDYFALDGKTRAILLYVEAIKDARKFMSAARAAARIKPVVVVKSGRMAQGAKAAATHTGALAGADAVYDAAFRRAGILRVSDLRELFDCAETLGRVGSPPGKRLMMLTNGGGIGVLAIDRLVELGGNPAAIVPATRAKLDAVLPRNWSGSNPVDIVGDADAARYAAALEVLLADPGNDAILVMNVQTAIASADDIAATVTGLVSKYRQQHHRAAKPVLAVWVGANQKTIELLSGAGIPNYPTEDDAVRGFMYLVQHRELVAELAQVPPEMPREFEPDTATARAIVAAALADDRQWLDPVEIKRLLEAYEIPMVPTFAAADAGQAVACASELFAQGATVVLKIMSRDIIHKSDVGGVILNLTTPEAVRAGTADILARAKKLRPEARVSGVAVQAMVLRPKARELILGFADDPTFGTVIVFGRGGTAVEVINDKALALPPLDLQLARDLIERTRVSRLLRAYRDVPAAKPDAVAMVLVKLAQMAADIPEIRELDINPLLAGESGVLAVDARVSVGQVEQKLAGKGPANFAVRPYPSQWQRHIEVKDGWRVFVRPIRPEDEPLIHELLRHVTVHDLRLRFFAPMKEFTHEFIARLTQLDYARAMAFVAFDEATNQMVGVVRIHSDSIYESGEYAILLRSDLKGRGLGWALMQLIIEYAKSEGLKTISGNVLMENTVMLEMCRHLGFEVKADSVEHDICDVRLKL, from the coding sequence CCACGGTCGGCAGCATCGGCAAATTGCCGTTTGTACCCGAACTCGTGATCATGACCGCGCCGGCCGCCGCCATCCCTGGTCTCATCGAGGAAGCGGGCGCGCGGGGTGCGGTGGGCGTTCTCATCATCACCTCGGGGCTCGGCCACTGTGCGGGCTCGCTGGCGGAGGCGGCCGAGCTCGCCGCACGCAAGTACGGCATGAGGCTGATCGGGCCGAATTGTCTCGGCATCATCATGCCCGGTTCAAATCTCAACGCCAGTTTCTCGGCGCACATGGCTTGCGCGGGAAATCTGGCGCTGATCTCCCAGTCGGGGGCGATTGCGACGGGGATGGTGGATTGGGCCGCCCAGCGCGGGGTCGGCTTCTCCGGCATCGTTTCGATCGGCGATCAGCTCGACGTCGATCTTGCCGATCTGCTCGATTACTTCGCACTGGACGGCAAGACCCGCGCCATCCTGCTTTACGTCGAAGCCATCAAGGACGCCCGCAAGTTCATGTCGGCGGCGCGGGCCGCCGCCAGGATCAAGCCGGTCGTGGTGGTCAAATCCGGGCGAATGGCGCAGGGCGCGAAAGCCGCCGCGACTCACACCGGCGCGCTGGCCGGCGCGGACGCGGTCTACGACGCCGCGTTCCGCCGCGCCGGAATCTTACGGGTTTCCGATCTGCGCGAATTGTTCGATTGCGCCGAGACGCTCGGGCGTGTCGGATCGCCTCCGGGAAAGCGCCTGATGATGCTGACGAATGGCGGCGGCATCGGGGTTCTCGCGATCGATCGCCTGGTTGAGCTCGGTGGAAATCCGGCGGCGATCGTGCCGGCCACGCGCGCGAAGCTCGATGCCGTCCTGCCGCGGAACTGGTCCGGATCGAATCCCGTCGATATCGTCGGCGATGCCGACGCTGCGCGGTACGCGGCGGCGCTCGAAGTATTGCTGGCCGACCCTGGCAATGACGCGATCCTTGTGATGAACGTGCAGACGGCGATTGCCAGCGCGGACGACATCGCCGCCACCGTGACCGGCCTGGTCAGCAAATATCGCCAGCAGCACCATCGTGCGGCCAAGCCCGTGCTCGCGGTGTGGGTCGGTGCGAACCAGAAGACCATCGAGCTGTTGAGCGGCGCCGGGATTCCGAACTATCCCACCGAAGACGACGCGGTGCGGGGCTTCATGTATCTGGTGCAGCATCGCGAGTTGGTAGCGGAACTGGCGCAGGTTCCGCCGGAGATGCCGAGGGAGTTCGAGCCCGATACCGCTACCGCCCGGGCCATCGTCGCCGCGGCGCTTGCCGACGATCGCCAGTGGCTTGATCCGGTCGAGATCAAGCGGCTGCTCGAGGCCTACGAGATCCCGATGGTGCCGACCTTCGCGGCTGCCGACGCCGGGCAGGCCGTCGCCTGCGCCTCCGAGCTGTTCGCGCAAGGCGCCACCGTGGTGCTCAAGATCATGTCGCGCGACATCATTCACAAGTCCGACGTTGGCGGCGTGATACTCAATCTTACCACCCCGGAGGCCGTGCGTGCCGGGACCGCCGATATCCTGGCGCGGGCGAAGAAACTGCGCCCGGAGGCGCGGGTTTCCGGCGTCGCCGTGCAGGCGATGGTGCTGCGGCCGAAAGCGCGTGAGCTGATCCTCGGTTTCGCCGACGATCCGACCTTCGGCACTGTCATCGTGTTCGGCCGTGGCGGTACCGCGGTCGAGGTCATCAACGACAAGGCCCTGGCGCTTCCGCCGCTCGACCTGCAGCTCGCTCGCGACCTCATCGAGCGCACCCGTGTCTCGCGACTGTTGCGCGCCTATCGGGATGTGCCCGCGGCCAAGCCGGACGCGGTGGCGATGGTTCTGGTCAAGCTTGCCCAGATGGCCGCCGACATCCCCGAGATCCGGGAACTGGATATCAATCCGCTGCTCGCGGGTGAAAGCGGCGTGTTGGCCGTCGATGCGCGGGTCTCGGTCGGGCAGGTCGAGCAGAAATTGGCCGGCAAGGGTCCCGCCAACTTCGCGGTGCGCCCCTATCCGTCGCAATGGCAGCGGCACATCGAGGTCAAGGACGGCTGGCGGGTCTTTGTGCGACCGATCCGCCCCGAGGACGAACCGCTGATCCATGAGCTATTGCGGCACGTCACCGTCCATGATCTGCGGCTCCGGTTCTTCGCGCCGATGAAGGAATTCACCCACGAGTTCATCGCCCGTCTGACCCAGCTCGACTACGCCCGTGCGATGGCCTTCGTGGCGTTCGACGAAGCCACCAATCAGATGGTCGGCGTGGTTCGCATTCACTCCGATTCGATCTACGAGAGCGGCGAATACGCGATCCTGCTCAGGTCCGATCTCAAGGGCCGGGGGCTCGGCTGGGCGCTGATGCAGTTGATCATCGAATACGCCAAGTCCGAGGGTCTGAAAACTATCTCCGGCAACGTGCTGATGGAAAACACGGTCATGCTGGAAATGTGCCGGCACCTCGGCTTTGAGGTGAAGGCCGATTCCGTCGAGCACGACATCTGCGACGTGAGGCTCAAGCTTTGA
- a CDS encoding ABC transporter ATP-binding protein, giving the protein MPQAAPEFAIRVHDLVVGFGRQVVIDHLSLDVRRGEILGLVGASGGGKTVLMRTIIGLIPRQGGEIEVMGNSIGRSEDRSTQSAAGRWGILFQQGALFSSLTVRQNIQFPLRENLVLSPALLDEIATAKLEMVGLSPEDGDKYPSELSGGMTKRVALARALALDPAIVFLDEPTSGLDPIAAGDFDVLIKTLQKTLGLTVFMVTHDLASLNTVCDRVAALADGKIVAIGPMRELLQSEHPWVRAYFHGKRSQMLQPKAS; this is encoded by the coding sequence ATGCCGCAAGCCGCTCCGGAATTCGCCATTCGCGTGCACGATCTCGTGGTCGGCTTCGGCCGCCAGGTCGTGATCGACCATCTGTCGCTCGACGTCCGGCGGGGCGAGATCCTCGGCCTGGTCGGCGCTTCCGGCGGCGGCAAGACGGTATTGATGCGAACCATCATCGGGCTGATTCCGCGCCAGGGCGGCGAGATCGAGGTGATGGGCAATTCGATCGGGCGCAGCGAAGATCGCAGCACCCAGAGTGCGGCGGGCCGATGGGGCATCCTGTTTCAGCAGGGCGCGCTGTTTTCGTCGCTCACCGTGCGGCAGAATATCCAGTTTCCGCTGCGCGAGAATCTGGTGCTGTCGCCGGCGCTGCTGGACGAAATCGCCACCGCCAAGCTGGAAATGGTCGGACTCTCGCCGGAGGACGGCGACAAGTATCCTTCCGAACTGTCCGGCGGCATGACCAAACGCGTGGCGCTGGCGCGCGCGCTCGCGCTCGATCCAGCGATTGTGTTTCTCGATGAGCCGACTTCCGGGCTCGACCCGATCGCCGCGGGCGACTTCGATGTCCTGATCAAGACCTTGCAGAAAACGCTGGGGCTGACGGTGTTCATGGTCACCCATGACCTCGCCAGCCTGAACACCGTGTGCGATCGCGTGGCGGCACTCGCGGACGGCAAGATCGTCGCCATCGGACCGATGCGCGAACTGCTTCAATCCGAGCATCCCTGGGTGCGGGCCTATTTCCACGGCAAGCGCTCCCAGATGCTGCAACCCAAAGCGAGCTAA
- a CDS encoding Bug family tripartite tricarboxylate transporter substrate binding protein: MRLFGSLVAALALLAGSGAVAQTAYPERPIKMIVPLAAASAVDVAARIVTQKMAENMGQQIVIINQAGASGLIGAEQVARAAPDGYTIGGFNDSVMTMVPNLHAKMPWDILKDFEPVSLVATVEWGLIAGNDTGYRTAADLIAAAKAAPGKINYSSGGPGSPQHLAMAMFASGAGISLTHVPYKGATQAATDVASGQIPVGFQGLGTVAALVRGGQLRLIGVTTEKRLPQFPDVPTVSESGLPGFLFNSWFAMLAPAGTQKDIIARLNAETLKAVGDPEVRHKLEDLGFSVRGTSPEELGALTHQQLAKYARVIKEMGIAIE; encoded by the coding sequence ATGCGTTTGTTTGGTTCGCTGGTTGCGGCGCTTGCGCTGCTGGCCGGTTCCGGCGCGGTCGCGCAGACCGCCTACCCCGAACGGCCGATCAAGATGATCGTGCCGCTGGCGGCGGCGAGCGCCGTCGATGTCGCAGCCCGGATCGTCACGCAGAAGATGGCCGAAAATATGGGCCAGCAGATCGTCATCATCAACCAGGCCGGCGCATCGGGGCTGATCGGCGCCGAGCAGGTCGCGAGAGCCGCGCCGGACGGCTACACGATCGGCGGGTTCAACGACAGCGTCATGACCATGGTGCCCAACCTTCATGCGAAAATGCCCTGGGACATTTTGAAGGATTTCGAGCCGGTATCGCTGGTGGCGACGGTGGAGTGGGGACTGATCGCCGGCAACGATACCGGATACAGGACCGCGGCCGACCTGATCGCCGCCGCCAAGGCCGCGCCGGGCAAGATCAATTACAGCTCCGGCGGCCCCGGCAGCCCGCAACATCTGGCGATGGCGATGTTTGCATCCGGCGCCGGCATATCGCTGACCCATGTGCCCTACAAGGGCGCCACGCAGGCGGCGACCGACGTCGCCTCCGGCCAGATTCCCGTCGGCTTCCAGGGGCTGGGCACTGTCGCCGCCCTGGTGCGCGGCGGCCAACTGAGGCTGATCGGGGTGACCACCGAGAAGCGGCTGCCGCAATTCCCGGATGTGCCCACGGTGTCGGAATCCGGCCTGCCCGGGTTCTTGTTCAATTCCTGGTTCGCAATGCTGGCGCCGGCCGGCACGCAGAAGGACATCATCGCCCGGCTGAACGCCGAAACCCTCAAAGCGGTTGGCGATCCCGAAGTGCGGCACAAGCTCGAGGATCTGGGTTTTTCGGTGCGCGGCACTTCGCCCGAGGAACTGGGCGCCCTGACGCACCAACAACTCGCCAAATATGCACGTGTCATTAAAGAGATGGGCATCGCCATTGAATAA